One Brassica oleracea var. oleracea cultivar TO1000 chromosome C7, BOL, whole genome shotgun sequence genomic window carries:
- the LOC106304131 gene encoding 40S ribosomal protein S19-3, whose amino-acid sequence MATGKTVKDVSPHEFVKAYAAHLKRSGKIELPPWTDIVKTGKLKELAPYDPDWYYIRAASMARKVYLRGGLGVGAFRRIYGGSKRNGSRPPHFCKSSGGVARHILQQLQTMNIVDLDTKGGRKITSSGERDLDQVAGRIAAAI is encoded by the exons ATGGCGACCGGCAAAACGGTAAAGGATGTCTCTCCACACGAGTTCGTCAAGGCTTACGCGGCCCACCTCAAGCGCTCCGGCAAG ATTGAGCTGCCACCGTGGACAGACATCGTCAAGACCGGCAAACTTAAGGAGCTTGCTCCTTATGACCCTGACTGGTACTACATCAGAGCTG CGTCGATGGCAAGGAAAGTGTACCTTAGAGGTGGACTTGGAGTTGGTGCGTTCCGAAGGATCTATGGAGGAAGCAAGAGGAACGGAAGCAGACCACCTCATTTCTGCAAGAGCAGTGGTGGTGTTGCTCGTCACATTCTTCAGCAACTCCAGACCATGAACATTGTCGACCTCGACACTAAAGG GGGGAGGAAGATCACGTCAAGTGGTGAGAGAGATCTTGACCAAGTCGCAGGAAGGATCGCAGCTGCTATCTAA
- the LOC106305327 gene encoding zinc finger RNA-binding protein isoform X1 — MMTTAEGEYSKAKTSVWWDIENCEVPKGWDAHAIAQNVSSALLNMNYGGPVSISAYGDTNLIPHAVQQALSSTGVGLNHVPAGVKDASDKKILVDMLLWAVDNPAPANFMLISGDRDFSNALHQLSMRRYTILLAQPPRASAPLVAAAKNVWLWTSLASGGPPLTSGESSRLVNNGRGLVSNSEAAKDQVSEQAQTSKPTTLSTSVAGDTKDHKTRENHVPRAVPQDECKGATGESVTSSDSLKNVAPQKSDKRHTSQAASVPSQKTQASVKAKPVQEAKLSEPVFCSICQISCATKDAYTKHTYGKRHRSNLELSKEVLEKQNVYYHCRLCDVTCQRQVVFDSHLRGQKHAAMLSQSEALNDSKKHQEKGVREKDQPREAVAKPKSYTDYVCGLCNVVCKSQSVFDSHLSGKKHASMLSQSKELIGSKKLQEKGVGEKDIARETVAEPKPKAVHVCRLCNVTCQSPIVFESHLRGQKHAAMLTQSEALVDSNKLQEKGVGEKDRLIEAIGESQLQSQMAQENSKCLEKHVAMVNQSEALINSKKLEEKVQPIETILEPQSQFQNPQENTKFLEKPNVEVREICGTTKSNIKENNSSTKDWVETSFFGDLLCDSKAPEESRECFDGTVKPVNLSGGATEKEKEVMVPQAIAASNKSYGSQGLSTVVTNKNHTTPGFVASDGAKSSVSTNHITKEPNVCPVFCHVCQISCDSKVAFENHIYGKIHQQKNEERLKKILNNNHAAMVKEQTEQAHVDSRRTRQEVYQKELEHAHQENETTLVKTKDHVFQGAQQVKEEVKEINHISESVRNAISHACPELNQESCIPKELRLERVQLPADRNVTKKFEDWSKHNPLPTPSLSVKDCWDREAAEREDAKVQPDNFWTRLWGKKS, encoded by the exons ATGATGACGACGGCCGAGGGTGAGTACTCGAAGGCCAAAACTTCGGTTTGGTGGGACATAGAGAACTGCGAGGTGCCTAAAGGCTGGGACGCGCACGCGATTGCTCAGAACGTGAGTTCTGCTTTGTTGAATATGAACTACGGTGGTCCTGTCTCAATCTCCGCGTACGGCGACACCAATCTGATCCCTCACGCTGTTCAGCAAGCGCTTTCTTCTACTGGTGTTGGTCTTAATCACGTCCCTGCAG GAGTGAAAGATGCGAGTGACAAGAAGATACTAGTGGATATGTTGCTGTGGGCTGTAGACAACCCTGCACCAGCCAACTTCATGCTCATCTCAGGAGATAGGGACTTCTCCAATGCTCTTCACCAGCTAAGTATGAGGAGGTACACTATTCTCCTGGCTCAGCCTCCACGTGCCTCCGCTCCGCTTGTTGCAGCTGCTAAAAATGTATGGCTCTGGACAAGCCTAGCGTCTGGTGGTCCTCCTCTTACAAGTGGTGAATCCTCTCGACTTGTTAACAACGGGCGCGGTCTTGTCTCTAATTCTGAAGCGGCGAAAGATCAAGTTTCTGAACAGGCTCAGACCAGCAAACCAACAACTCTCTCAACGTCTGTCGCTGGAGATACCAAGGATCACAAAACCAGAGAAAACCATGTTCCGAGAGCAGTACCTCAGGATGAATGCAAAGGAGCCACAGGTGAATCTGTTACTTCTTCTGATAGTCTCAAAAATGTTGCTCCGCAAAAATCAGATAAAAGACATACATCTCAG GCCGCGTCTGTACCCAGTCAAAAAACTCAGGCCAGCGTTAAAGCCAAACCAGTACAAGAAGCAAAGCTTTCGGAACCTGTATTTTGCAGTATTTGCCAGATCAGCTGCGCCACTAAGGATGCATATACAAAGCATACCTATGGTAAAAGACACCGGAGCAACTTGGAGCTCTCTAAGGAGGTTCTGGAGAAACAAAATGTTTACTATCATTGTCGTTTGTGCGATGTGACATGTCAGAGACAAGTGGTCTTTGATTCTCATCTCAGGGGTCAGAAACATGCTGCCATGCTGAGTCAATCAGAG GCACTCAATGATTCCAAGAAGCATCAGGAAAAAGGTGTCAGAGAAAAGGATCAACCAAGAGAAGCAGTCGCAAAGCCTAAATCATATACTGACTATGTTTGTGGTTTGTGCAATGTGGTGTGCAAGAGTCAATCTGTCTTTGATTCTCATCTAAGCGGCAAGAAGCACGCTTCCATGCTTAGCCAGTCAAAG GAACTCATTGGTTCTAAGAAGCTTCAAGAGAAAGGTGTTGGAGAAAAAGATATAGCAAGAGAAACAGTTGCAGAGCCCAAACCAAAGGCTGTCCACGTTTGTCGTTTGTGCAATGTGACATGCCAGAGTCCAATAGTTTTTGAGTCTCATCTAAGAGGCCAGAAGCATGCTGCAATGCTGACTCAATCAGAG GCACTCGTTGATTCTAACAAGCTTCAAGAGAAAGGTGTCGGAGAAAAGGATCGACTAATAGAAGCAATTGGAGAGTCTCAGCTGCAGTCTCAAATGGCTCAAGAGAATAGCAAGTGTTTAGAGAAGCATGTTGCCATGGTGAATCAATCTGAG GCACTCATTAATTCTAAGAAGCTTGAAGAAAAGGTTCAACCAATAGAAACAATTCTAGAACCTCAGTCGCAGTTTCAAAACCCTCAAGAGAACACCAAGTTCCTTGAGAAGCCAAACGTAGAGGTCAGAGAGATATGTGGCACCACAAAAAGCAATATAAAAGAAAATAATTCAAGTACCAAAGACTGGGTTGAGACTTCTTTCTTCGGTGACCTTTTATGTGATTCTAAAGCACCAGAAGAATCAAG AGAATGTTTTGATGGCACTGTCAAGCCTGTAAACCTGTCTGGAGGAGCAACTGAGAAGGAAAAGGAGGTGATGGTACCCCAAGCAATAGCAGCTAGCAATAAAAGTTATGGAAGCCAGGGTTTGTCAACAGTGGTTACTAACAAAAACCATACTACG CCTGGTTTTGTAGCTAGTGATGGTGCTAAGTCCAGCGTTTCAACCAATCATATAACGAAGGAACCAAATGTTTGTCCTGTCTTCTGCCATGTCTGCCAGATCAGCTGCGACAGCAAGGTTGCATTTGAAAATCACATCTATGGGAAAATACACCAACAGAAGAATGAAGAGAGATTGAAGAAGATATTGAACAATAACCATGCCGCCATGGTCAAGGAGCAAACAGAG CAGGCACACGTTGATTCAAGGAGAACACGACAAGAAGTTTACCAAAAAGAATTGGAACATGCACATCAAGAAAATGAAACAACACTTGTGAAGACTAAGGATCATGTGTTCCAAGGTGCACAACAAGTCAAAGAGGAAGTAAAGGAGATAAACCACATATCTGAGAGCGTCAGAAACGCCATATCGCATGCGTGCCCTGAACTGAATCAAGAGTCTTGTATACCCAAAGAATTGAG ACTTGAGAGAGTACAACTTCCAGCAGACCGGAATGTGACCAAGAAGTTTGAAGATTGGTCCAAGCATAATCCCCTACCAACACCATCGCTATCCGTAAAAGACTGTTGGGACAGAGAGGCTGCCGAGAGGGAAGATGCTAAGGTTCAACCTGATAACTTTTGGACCAGACTTTGGGGGAAAAAGAGTTAA
- the LOC106305327 gene encoding zinc finger RNA-binding protein isoform X2 — protein MMTTAEGEYSKAKTSVWWDIENCEVPKGWDAHAIAQNVSSALLNMNYGGPVSISAYGDTNLIPHAVQQALSSTGVGLNHVPAGVKDASDKKILVDMLLWAVDNPAPANFMLISGDRDFSNALHQLSMRRYTILLAQPPRASAPLVAAAKNVWLWTSLASGGPPLTSGESSRLVNNGRGLVSNSEAAKDQVSEQAQTSKPTTLSTSVAGDTKDHKTRENHVPRAVPQDECKGATGESVTSSDSLKNVAPQKSDKRHTSQAASVPSQKTQASVKAKPVQEAKLSEPVFCSICQISCATKDAYTKHTYGKRHRSNLELSKEVLEKQNVYYHCRLCDVTCQRQVVFDSHLRGQKHAAMLSQSEALNDSKKHQEKGVREKDQPREAVAKPKSYTDYVCGLCNVVCKSQSVFDSHLSGKKHASMLSQSKELIGSKKLQEKGVGEKDIARETVAEPKPKAVHVCRLCNVTCQSPIVFESHLRGQKHAAMLTQSEALVDSNKLQEKGVGEKDRLIEAIGESQLQSQMAQENSKCLEKHVAMVNQSEALINSKKLEEKVQPIETILEPQSQFQNPQENTKFLEKPNVEVREICGTTKSNIKENNSSTKDWVETSFFGDLLCDSKAPEESRECFDGTVKPVNLSGGATEKEKEVMVPQAIAASNKSYGSQGLSTVVTNKNHTTPGFVASDGAKSSVSTNHITKEPNVCPVFCHVCQISCDSKVAFENHIYGKIHQQKNEERLKKILNNNHAAMVKEQTEAHVDSRRTRQEVYQKELEHAHQENETTLVKTKDHVFQGAQQVKEEVKEINHISESVRNAISHACPELNQESCIPKELRLERVQLPADRNVTKKFEDWSKHNPLPTPSLSVKDCWDREAAEREDAKVQPDNFWTRLWGKKS, from the exons ATGATGACGACGGCCGAGGGTGAGTACTCGAAGGCCAAAACTTCGGTTTGGTGGGACATAGAGAACTGCGAGGTGCCTAAAGGCTGGGACGCGCACGCGATTGCTCAGAACGTGAGTTCTGCTTTGTTGAATATGAACTACGGTGGTCCTGTCTCAATCTCCGCGTACGGCGACACCAATCTGATCCCTCACGCTGTTCAGCAAGCGCTTTCTTCTACTGGTGTTGGTCTTAATCACGTCCCTGCAG GAGTGAAAGATGCGAGTGACAAGAAGATACTAGTGGATATGTTGCTGTGGGCTGTAGACAACCCTGCACCAGCCAACTTCATGCTCATCTCAGGAGATAGGGACTTCTCCAATGCTCTTCACCAGCTAAGTATGAGGAGGTACACTATTCTCCTGGCTCAGCCTCCACGTGCCTCCGCTCCGCTTGTTGCAGCTGCTAAAAATGTATGGCTCTGGACAAGCCTAGCGTCTGGTGGTCCTCCTCTTACAAGTGGTGAATCCTCTCGACTTGTTAACAACGGGCGCGGTCTTGTCTCTAATTCTGAAGCGGCGAAAGATCAAGTTTCTGAACAGGCTCAGACCAGCAAACCAACAACTCTCTCAACGTCTGTCGCTGGAGATACCAAGGATCACAAAACCAGAGAAAACCATGTTCCGAGAGCAGTACCTCAGGATGAATGCAAAGGAGCCACAGGTGAATCTGTTACTTCTTCTGATAGTCTCAAAAATGTTGCTCCGCAAAAATCAGATAAAAGACATACATCTCAG GCCGCGTCTGTACCCAGTCAAAAAACTCAGGCCAGCGTTAAAGCCAAACCAGTACAAGAAGCAAAGCTTTCGGAACCTGTATTTTGCAGTATTTGCCAGATCAGCTGCGCCACTAAGGATGCATATACAAAGCATACCTATGGTAAAAGACACCGGAGCAACTTGGAGCTCTCTAAGGAGGTTCTGGAGAAACAAAATGTTTACTATCATTGTCGTTTGTGCGATGTGACATGTCAGAGACAAGTGGTCTTTGATTCTCATCTCAGGGGTCAGAAACATGCTGCCATGCTGAGTCAATCAGAG GCACTCAATGATTCCAAGAAGCATCAGGAAAAAGGTGTCAGAGAAAAGGATCAACCAAGAGAAGCAGTCGCAAAGCCTAAATCATATACTGACTATGTTTGTGGTTTGTGCAATGTGGTGTGCAAGAGTCAATCTGTCTTTGATTCTCATCTAAGCGGCAAGAAGCACGCTTCCATGCTTAGCCAGTCAAAG GAACTCATTGGTTCTAAGAAGCTTCAAGAGAAAGGTGTTGGAGAAAAAGATATAGCAAGAGAAACAGTTGCAGAGCCCAAACCAAAGGCTGTCCACGTTTGTCGTTTGTGCAATGTGACATGCCAGAGTCCAATAGTTTTTGAGTCTCATCTAAGAGGCCAGAAGCATGCTGCAATGCTGACTCAATCAGAG GCACTCGTTGATTCTAACAAGCTTCAAGAGAAAGGTGTCGGAGAAAAGGATCGACTAATAGAAGCAATTGGAGAGTCTCAGCTGCAGTCTCAAATGGCTCAAGAGAATAGCAAGTGTTTAGAGAAGCATGTTGCCATGGTGAATCAATCTGAG GCACTCATTAATTCTAAGAAGCTTGAAGAAAAGGTTCAACCAATAGAAACAATTCTAGAACCTCAGTCGCAGTTTCAAAACCCTCAAGAGAACACCAAGTTCCTTGAGAAGCCAAACGTAGAGGTCAGAGAGATATGTGGCACCACAAAAAGCAATATAAAAGAAAATAATTCAAGTACCAAAGACTGGGTTGAGACTTCTTTCTTCGGTGACCTTTTATGTGATTCTAAAGCACCAGAAGAATCAAG AGAATGTTTTGATGGCACTGTCAAGCCTGTAAACCTGTCTGGAGGAGCAACTGAGAAGGAAAAGGAGGTGATGGTACCCCAAGCAATAGCAGCTAGCAATAAAAGTTATGGAAGCCAGGGTTTGTCAACAGTGGTTACTAACAAAAACCATACTACG CCTGGTTTTGTAGCTAGTGATGGTGCTAAGTCCAGCGTTTCAACCAATCATATAACGAAGGAACCAAATGTTTGTCCTGTCTTCTGCCATGTCTGCCAGATCAGCTGCGACAGCAAGGTTGCATTTGAAAATCACATCTATGGGAAAATACACCAACAGAAGAATGAAGAGAGATTGAAGAAGATATTGAACAATAACCATGCCGCCATGGTCAAGGAGCAAACAGAG GCACACGTTGATTCAAGGAGAACACGACAAGAAGTTTACCAAAAAGAATTGGAACATGCACATCAAGAAAATGAAACAACACTTGTGAAGACTAAGGATCATGTGTTCCAAGGTGCACAACAAGTCAAAGAGGAAGTAAAGGAGATAAACCACATATCTGAGAGCGTCAGAAACGCCATATCGCATGCGTGCCCTGAACTGAATCAAGAGTCTTGTATACCCAAAGAATTGAG ACTTGAGAGAGTACAACTTCCAGCAGACCGGAATGTGACCAAGAAGTTTGAAGATTGGTCCAAGCATAATCCCCTACCAACACCATCGCTATCCGTAAAAGACTGTTGGGACAGAGAGGCTGCCGAGAGGGAAGATGCTAAGGTTCAACCTGATAACTTTTGGACCAGACTTTGGGGGAAAAAGAGTTAA